A genomic stretch from Aedes albopictus strain Foshan chromosome 2, AalbF5, whole genome shotgun sequence includes:
- the LOC109400620 gene encoding uncharacterized protein LOC109400620 isoform X1, which translates to MDVNAYRRIGSVYVVVCCIVAACGASICLYQLMEAKPACRDFSCPDGTKNIIILAVTLKICILCAMFAGLLKDGIEEVGLLTRKICAVRVNRVFVVVRTLSLIALWTCWAVFRSDDDRYVGGLTSSEKLVLASLCVGLLAITIVELTIFHGVLKYLKEGTPPCSKKRVPEVVYIQA; encoded by the exons ATGGACGTGAATGCATATCGCCGCATCGGATCCGTTTATGTCGTCGTATGCTGCATTGTGGCGGCCTGCGGTGCCTCCATCTGTTTGTACCAGCTGATGGAGGCTAAGCCGGCCTGCCGGGACTTTTCCTGCCCGGATG GAACCAAGAACATCATCATACTGGCAGTTACCCTTAAAATCTGCATACTTTGTGCGATGTTTGCCGGTCTGCTCAAGGACGGTATTGAAGAAGTAGGTTTATTGACG AGGAAAATCTGTGCAGTGCGAGTGAATCGAGTGTTTGTCGTGGTGAGAACCCTCTCGCTGATTGCGCTGTGGACTTGCTGGGCCGTTTTTCGCAGTGACGACGACCGATACGTTGGAGGCCTTACTTCCAGTGAAAAGTTGGTGCTTGCTTCTCTGTGTGTTGGATTGCTAG CAATAACTATCGTGGAGCTAACGATTTTCCACGGCGTGCTGAAATACTTGAAGGAGGGTACTCCACCCTGCAGTAAAAAGAGGGTACCGGAAGTAGTGTACATACAAGCATGA
- the LOC109400620 gene encoding uncharacterized protein LOC109400620 isoform X2: MDVNAYRRIGSVYVVVCCIVAACGASICLYQLMEAKPACRDFSCPDGTKNIIILAVTLKICILCAMFAGLLKDGIEERKICAVRVNRVFVVVRTLSLIALWTCWAVFRSDDDRYVGGLTSSEKLVLASLCVGLLAITIVELTIFHGVLKYLKEGTPPCSKKRVPEVVYIQA, from the exons ATGGACGTGAATGCATATCGCCGCATCGGATCCGTTTATGTCGTCGTATGCTGCATTGTGGCGGCCTGCGGTGCCTCCATCTGTTTGTACCAGCTGATGGAGGCTAAGCCGGCCTGCCGGGACTTTTCCTGCCCGGATG GAACCAAGAACATCATCATACTGGCAGTTACCCTTAAAATCTGCATACTTTGTGCGATGTTTGCCGGTCTGCTCAAGGACGGTATTGAAGAA AGGAAAATCTGTGCAGTGCGAGTGAATCGAGTGTTTGTCGTGGTGAGAACCCTCTCGCTGATTGCGCTGTGGACTTGCTGGGCCGTTTTTCGCAGTGACGACGACCGATACGTTGGAGGCCTTACTTCCAGTGAAAAGTTGGTGCTTGCTTCTCTGTGTGTTGGATTGCTAG CAATAACTATCGTGGAGCTAACGATTTTCCACGGCGTGCTGAAATACTTGAAGGAGGGTACTCCACCCTGCAGTAAAAAGAGGGTACCGGAAGTAGTGTACATACAAGCATGA
- the LOC109404914 gene encoding uncharacterized protein LOC109404914, with protein sequence MNANSFRRIGYIYAVFCFICSVLGAVYFFKKILEPKSFCVEYFCESGFEHLLISAVSMVMCLLSATFAIFVKLGIEEGEAGYIHISRTFMLVRSLVLTIRWTYESVALAIAEITQDVTPLVEQFRTVATALLIVITASTGLELWILDGVQKYTMQRLHEETASNGSRS encoded by the exons ATGAACGCAAACTCATTTCGGCGGATCGGCTACATCTACGCCGTGTTTTGCTTTATCTGCTCGGTGCTAGGTGCCgtctattttttcaagaaaatactaGAACCCAAAAGTTTCTGCGTGGAATATTTCTGTGAAAGTG GATTCGAACATCTCTTGATCTCCGCGGTCAGCATGGTGATGTGTCTCCTGTCGGCAACGTTTGCCATATTCGTCAAACTGGGAATAGAAGAG GGTGAAGCCGGCTACATACACATCAGTAGGACGTTCATGCTGGTGCGCAGTTTGGTGCTCACGATTCGCTGGACCTACGAGAGTGTCGCACTGGCGATCGCTGAAATCACTCAAGACGTAACACCGTTGGTGGAACAATTTCGCACGGTTGCCACTGCTCTATTAATTGTGATTACAG CATCTACCGGTCTGGAGCTGTGGATCTTGGACGGAGTGCAGAAATACACAATGCAAAGGCTCCATGAAGAAACCGCCAGTAACGGATCGCGATCGTGA